The nucleotide sequence ACCGTCTCGCGAGCCGTCCGATTCGATGGTACGAGATGTTTGCACTGTTCCTTTATCTTTATTTTTTCTGTAACAAATCTCTTGTTGCAAACTCTtgtattttttacagcaagacccTCGCTTGTATTTTTTCTGCAACAAATCCTTTGTTGCAAACCTTGTATTTCTGCAAGAAgaccttttttttgcggggaaaaggGAGTTTTTGTTGCAATATCACATTGTTACAATCAAGAGGCCACAACTCCTCGATACAAGGTGGAACCGAGTGTACCCACACAGCCGTGGTCCTCTCGGAGCGGCTATAGTTGGCCAACCGATCTGCATCACTATTCTGACTATGATGAATTTTCTGAGGTAAAAACTCCCTATTACTCATTAGTTCTTTGATCTCAAGGACTAAGTGACCATAAGCTGATGTAATTAGACCATTGCTAGACAACGTTGAAAGAGCTTCAGATGAGTCCGACTGTACTACCACCGGGAGCAATGTATGTTGGATAGCCAAAGCCATACCTTGCATGAGGGCATGAATCTCCGCTTCCAGTGCGTCATTACAGTTGAAAATATTTTGTTGGGAGACCTTCTAcatacctcttcttcttctttattttttccgCAACAAATCTTTTGTTGGAAAACCTTGTATTTCTGCAACGAGATCTTTGTTGCGTGACCTTTGTTGACCGCTTTCTACTGCAATTTTTGCAATAGAACTCGTGTTACAACAAGCCTTTTGCAACATCGGACATGTTGGAAAGATAATTCTACTGGTAGTTGTGTGCAGCTCGCCGGAGAAGCTCGTCGACGTGCTTGTCAGCGCCTAGCGCCCGGCCGTCAAAGCAGCACCAGGAGACGACAACTCGACGGGGGAACTCGATCTCTCTGTCTGCACGCCTTCTGCAGCATTCATATCGCCAGAGAAACTCGTCGGCGTGGTAGTCGACGTCGAGCGTCGATGGCGGTTCTCTCAAGGATCTAGATCCTGCAATAGAGCCGTTGTTGCGATGATAGAGATTGAAACAATGTGCTAGTTGCAAAATTTGTGGTGGTGACCATGAGGCACGTGGCGTGCAGTGAAGGGGGCGGACGCCAGCGTGCGATCCACCGGGTGATTTATAACGTTTTCGAAATAAAAAACATGTATAGTTTCTGCCAAAGGAAAAAAAAAAGCAAACAAGAGTTAACTACCGATTCGTGTTGTGAGCGGAGGCGGAAGGAAAGCGAACGATGGGGGTTGTTCGGTGCGCTGTGAGGAGGCTCGGTGGCTCCCTGCTCCAGGGAACGCAGGCGGCGGTCGCGGGGGAGGGACGCCGGCTCGTGCCAAGCAGGTTCATGCGCCCCCGCCAGCTCTTCGGCGAGGTCTCCAGCGAGGTATCTTAACCAAAATTGGCATCTTTaatttttctaataatttatatGTACCTCTCACGACATCAAGGATTACTTAACCTGACCTGAACCTGTACATCCTGACGTACTGCTGCTTATCATTTAAGCATCTTATTTTCCTGGTTGATCTGAGAATGACTTTTTACTCGTCCCTGCTGGCCTGCTCCAGCGATCGCAGGCGGCGGAGCGACTCCTCCTCGAGCCAGGCTGGCTCATGCGCTACCGCCAGCACGCCAGCGAGGTACCTAAACCCAAATTGACATCTTTTATCTCATGATTTATCTGTCGAAATCATCCGATAATTTAATTCAGTGCAATGGAAACAACAACATGCTTTTTAATCCCACTTGAAGCTGTACTGCTGTACTAACAACAGGACTGGATGCAAATAATACCATTAGTTAAGCAACCTTTTTTCCCTGGTTGATCAGAGCATTATGACCTTTTGCTCATCCCTTTAGCAAATACTTAGTTCCAACTCATCTTCTGCTTGATGCATGCTAGTACAGTATGATTATGTGACTTCGTTTATCCATATACGGCAAGTATGATCCTGTGCCTAGTTGATACACATGCACCATGCATTCTGTACATATCGAACTGACAGACAAGACAATACCCTTCTTAATTATTTACCAGTTGCAGTCAGTGCTTACTTCATGATTGATGATGCAAAGTAAGTACAGTGACCATTATCTATGTGTATTAATCtagatccccaagaagaagaagctgtcTGCCTTGGAATCTGAGTTCCAGTGGACACTGAAGACGCTTAATGCCTTGTGT is from Triticum aestivum cultivar Chinese Spring chromosome 1B, IWGSC CS RefSeq v2.1, whole genome shotgun sequence and encodes:
- the LOC123082696 gene encoding uncharacterized protein; its protein translation is MGVVRCAVRRLGGSLLQGTQAAVAGEGRRLVPSRFMRPRQLFGEVSSERSQAAERLLLEPGWLMRYRQHASEIPKKKKLSALESEFQWTLKTLNALCDRLEELQKETAPDAFELGVKAYGNAFKAVVGGAARALFCFSLITSLIFGGNEVDDQAAIKENQ